From one Cyprinus carpio isolate SPL01 chromosome B3, ASM1834038v1, whole genome shotgun sequence genomic stretch:
- the LOC109111834 gene encoding glial fibrillary acidic protein, producing the protein MEPQRAFSSYRKRFGTSGGSPSVGVTSRHSTGRLSLHSSPRHLTSSPITLSTSRLSLGGERLDFSADSLLKAQYRETRTNEKVEMMGLNDRFASYIEKVRFLEQQNKMLVAELNQLRGKEPSRLGDIYQEELRELRRQVDGLNAGKARLEIERDNLASDLATLKQRLQDETALRQEAENNLNTFRQDVDEAALNRVQLERKIDALQDEISFLKKVHEEEMMQLQEQLIAQQVHVDLDVSKPDLTTALKEIRAQFEAMATSNMQETEEWYRSKFADLTDAASRNTEALRQAKQEANEYRRQIQGLTCDLESLRGSNESLERQLREMEERFTIETAGYQDTVARLEDEIQMLKEEMARHLQEYQDLLNVKLALDIEIATYRKLLEGEESRITVPVQNFTNLQFRDTSLDTKLTPEAHVKRSIVVRTVETRDGEIIKESTTERNDLP; encoded by the exons ATGGAGCCCCAGCGAGCTTTCTCATCCTACCGAAAGCGTTTCGGGACTTCGGGCGGCTCCCCGTCCGTGGGGGTCACCAGCCGCCACAGCACAGGCCGCCTGTCCCTCCACAGCAGCCCGCGCCACCTGACCTCCAGCCCCATCACCCTGTCCACCTCGCGTCTGTCCCTGGGCGGGGAGCGGCTGGACTTCTCTGCGGACTCCCTGCTGAAGGCCCAGTACCGGGAGACGCGCACCAATGAGAAAGTGGAGATGATGGGGTTGAATGACCGCTTCGCCAGCTACATTGAGAAAGTGCGCTTCCTGGAGCAGCAGAACAAGATGCTGGTGGCGGAACTGAACCAGCTGAGGGGGAAGGAGCCCAGCCGTCTGGGGGACATCTACCAGGAGGAGCTGAGGGAGCTCCGCAGGCAGGTGGACGGTCTCAACGCTGGTAAAGCCAGACTGGAGATTGAAAGAGACAACCTGGCCTCAGACCTGGCCACTCTTAAACAGAG ACTTCAAGATGAAACTGCCCTACGGCAAGAAGCAGAAAACAACCTCAACACCTTCAGACAA GATGTGGATGAAGCAGCTCTGAACCGCGTACAGCTGGAGAGGAAGATTGATGCTCTGCAGGATGAGATCAGTTTCCTGAAGAAGGTCCATGAGGAG GAGATGATGCAGCTGCAGGAGCAGCTGATTGCCCAACAGGTTCATGTGGATCTGGATGTGTCTAAGCCAGACTTAACCACTGCCCTGAAGGAGATCAGAGCTCAGTTCGAGGCCATGGCCACCTCCAATATGCAGGAGACTGAGGAGTGGTATCGCTCgaag TTTGCTGATCTGACTGATGCAGCCAGCCGTAACACAGAGGCTCTGAGACAAGCTAAGCAGGAGGCCAACGAGTATCGTCGACAGATTCAGGGCTTGACCTGTGACCTGGAATCTCTTCGTGGATCT AACGAGTCCCTGGAGCGTCAGCTGCGAGAGATGGAGGAGCGGTTCACCATAGAGACGGCCGGTTACCAGGACACAGTGGCCCGTCTGGAGGATGAGATCCAGATGCTGAAGGAGGAGATGGCCAGACACTTGCAGGAGTACCAGGATCTGCTCAATGTAAAACTGGCTCTGGATATTGAAATTGCCACCTACAGGAAGCTGCTCGAAGGAGAGGAAAGCAG AATCACTGTTCCGGTGCAGAACTTCACCAACTTACAGTTTAGAG aCACCAGCTTGGACACTAAGCTGACTCCTGAGGCGCATGTGAAAAGGAGCATAGTCGTGCGAACCGTTGAGACTCGTGATGGAGAG ATCATTAAGGAGTCCACCACGGAGAGAAACGATCTGCCGTAA